The region GGGGTTGCCGATATAATCGCCGAATCGAGCCGGGATGGGCATCCACTTCTCGTGAACCACGCCCAGCGCGTGATAGCATTCACCCACGGTGTCAACGATGATGCGAATCGCCGTCAGGTCGTATATCTCGTCGAAGTCCACCTCCTGCCTGAGCATCTTCTGGTAGATGCTGTAGAGGTGTTTGGGCCGGCCCTGGATCTCCGCCTTGATCCCATCGGCCTCCAGCTGAGCCCTCAGCAGATCCACGACCTCTTTGAGGGACTTCTCGCGCTGGCGGCGGGTGCGCGAGACCTTCTCGACGATCTCCTCGTACTCTCGCGGCTGAGTGTACTTGAACGCAAGATCCTCCAGTTGCCATTTGATCTGCCAGATTCCAAGGCGGTGCGAGAGCGGGGCATATATCTGAATGGTCTCGCTCGCGACTTTGAGCTGGCGTTCGCGGGGAAGTGCGGAGAGAGTCCGCATATTGTGCAGGCGGTCGGCAAGCTTGATGACCATGACGCGGAAATCCCGCGCCATTGCCAGGAAGATCTTTCTGAGGTTCTCCGCGCTGCGATTGACCTCGGACTGGCGTTTCTTGCGATCCTCTGCGTCCGCATCGCGAGGCTCGAAGTCAGCGAGTTTGAGCTTGGTCACGCCGTCTACGAGCGTGGCAATCTCCTTGTCGAAAACACGTTCCAGTTCTTCGAACTCGACGTGGCCGTCCTCGATGACATCGTGCAGCAGTGCCGCCGCGATGCTCTTCTCGTCCATCTCGAGTTCGGCGAGGATAGCCGCCGTTTCCAGCGGATGGTTGATGTAGGGTTCCCCGGACAGGCGCTTGTGGGGCTTGTGCACCTCCGAGGCGAACTCGAAAGCCCGCCGAAGAAGGTTGACATCGGCGCCGGGATGGTAGTTTCTCACTCTCTGGATGACGGACTCTATCGTCATCGCGGCGAGTCTCCCGTCTCGAATCTATGCGTATTCCGACGGCAACGCGTCGCCCATGCGGTTCGCAGAAACACGGGCATCGCGGAGCATCACCTGGGCATTTCTAGAACCGTTGAAATCGTTGATACTCGCTATATAACACACATCAATATTGGCGCCGACTCGAATCGCAGCCGCCGCCGCGCCCCATCGGAACGCCACGCAATCAATAGTCCCACCCGAAGGAGTACCAAGCCTGAGCTTGAGGTGCGCTCCGGTCGCGCCCATAGTGTTCTTCTGCAGGACGGGAACACCCATGGTCACAAATACCGGCTCCCTGTTACCGTGACCGTAAGGCTCCAGCAGACTCAACTCGGCGATGAAGTCCTCGGTGACGGCATCAAGGCTGATCTCGGCGTCGGCCTCGACACGCGGCTCCAGATCGCACTCAGCCAGCACCTGATCGGCGTGCCGGTTCATGGCGATGTCGAACTCGTCCAGGTTTCCGGGGACTATCGAGAGGCCCCCGGCCTGCGCATGGCCGCCGAACTTCTCGAGCAGCGCCCCACATTCGGTGAGCGCCTCAAACAGATTGAACCCGTCTATGCTCCTCCCCGAACCGACACCCATCTCGCCATCGTCATCGAGCGCAATCATGACCGTCGGTCGGCAGTAGGTCTCGGTGATCTTGCCGGCCACGACGCCCACAACTCCGGGATGCCATCCGGCCGACGAGAGTACGAAGACCTTCGACGTCTCATCAAGTCGCTTCTTTTCGATCTGACTCACTG is a window of Armatimonadota bacterium DNA encoding:
- a CDS encoding single-stranded-DNA-specific exonuclease RecJ; translation: LGENRILVKFGMEEIARTGKLGLRALVDRSGLGAKGITSRNIGFVLGPRLNAAGRLDDASLSVRLLLTKDESEASRLADALEACNRERQAEQARMLQEAVSQIEKKRLDETSKVFVLSSAGWHPGVVGVVAGKITETYCRPTVMIALDDDGEMGVGSGRSIDGFNLFEALTECGALLEKFGGHAQAGGLSIVPGNLDEFDIAMNRHADQVLAECDLEPRVEADAEISLDAVTEDFIAELSLLEPYGHGNREPVFVTMGVPVLQKNTMGATGAHLKLRLGTPSGGTIDCVAFRWGAAAAAIRVGANIDVCYIASINDFNGSRNAQVMLRDARVSANRMGDALPSEYA